One Maribacter cobaltidurans genomic window carries:
- a CDS encoding SAM-dependent methyltransferase codes for MDQDSKKGKLYLIPTTLGDIPPLEVLPISIKRAIEDINIYIVENEKTARHFIKKISPRKSQPSLVLQALNKFTEVSEIPSFLNPCLEGLNVGILSEAGCPGIADPGAAVVKIAHEKNIQVVPLVGPSSVVLALMASGLNGQNFAFNGYLPIDNAERRKEIKKLERKSKEENQSQLFIETPYRNNKLLEELVKTVSGSTQICVACDITLNNEFIRTKTASQWKNEHVDLHKRPTIFIIQA; via the coding sequence ATGGACCAAGATTCTAAAAAAGGTAAACTTTACTTAATTCCTACAACCTTGGGAGACATTCCCCCTCTTGAGGTATTGCCCATTTCCATAAAAAGGGCCATTGAGGATATCAATATATATATTGTTGAAAATGAAAAGACGGCGAGACACTTCATCAAAAAAATTTCACCTAGAAAATCACAGCCATCCCTAGTGCTACAAGCCCTTAACAAGTTTACCGAAGTCTCTGAAATACCGAGTTTTTTAAATCCTTGTCTGGAAGGGTTGAATGTGGGTATACTTTCGGAAGCTGGTTGTCCAGGTATTGCAGACCCCGGTGCCGCGGTGGTAAAAATTGCCCACGAAAAAAATATTCAGGTAGTACCTTTGGTGGGGCCATCCTCCGTTGTATTGGCCTTAATGGCCAGTGGTTTAAACGGCCAGAATTTTGCCTTTAATGGATATCTTCCCATAGATAATGCGGAGCGAAGGAAAGAAATTAAGAAATTGGAAAGAAAATCCAAAGAAGAAAACCAATCACAACTATTCATAGAAACACCCTATCGCAACAATAAACTTTTGGAAGAATTGGTCAAAACCGTATCAGGAAGCACACAAATCTGTGTGGCCTGCGATATTACCTTGAATAACGAGTTCATTAGAACAAAAACTGCTTCTCAATGGAAAAATGAACATGTTGACTTGCACAAACGCCCAACAATCTTTATAATTCAGGCATAA
- a CDS encoding low molecular weight protein-tyrosine-phosphatase, with amino-acid sequence MKTKVLMVCLGNICRSPLAEGILKSKIDTDAVWVDSAGTGGYHIGNPPDPRSIAVAKKYGIDISQQVCRKLSYSDLEEFDVIYAMDKSNYANIISLSRNKGQVAKVKLLLSEASIKENEVPDPYYDSVDGFEKVYQLIDKACEEIAKKLS; translated from the coding sequence ATGAAGACCAAAGTTTTAATGGTATGCCTAGGGAATATCTGTAGGTCGCCATTGGCAGAGGGTATTCTAAAAAGCAAGATAGATACAGATGCTGTATGGGTAGACTCGGCAGGAACGGGTGGCTACCATATAGGAAATCCTCCAGACCCTAGATCTATAGCAGTAGCCAAAAAGTATGGGATCGACATAAGTCAACAAGTTTGTAGAAAGCTTTCTTATTCAGATTTAGAGGAGTTTGATGTTATTTATGCCATGGATAAAAGCAATTATGCCAACATCATTAGCTTAAGTAGAAATAAGGGTCAAGTGGCCAAGGTCAAGTTATTGCTCAGTGAGGCAAGCATCAAGGAAAATGAGGTTCCTGATCCCTATTATGATTCAGTCGATGGTTTTGAAAAGGTCTATCAACTCATTGACAAGGCCTGTGAGGAAATTGCCAAAAAACTATCTTAA
- the dnaA gene encoding chromosomal replication initiator protein DnaA, with protein sequence MNVTADSVWKNCLVFIKDNIQPQAFKTWFEPIKPIKLSDNALSIQVPSKFFYEWLEEHYVKLLKVALTKQLGETAKLVYIIRMENTYGNKEPFTEKIPSSNRGNMSPQEMDVPIKSKNPELRNPFVIPGIRNIKIESQLNPNYNFDNFLEGDSNRLARSAGMAVANKPGGTSFNPLLVFGGVGLGKTHLAHAIGVEIKDKYPERTVLYISAEKFTQQYIESVKKNTRNDFIHFYQLIDVLIIDDVQFLSGKSGTQDVFFHIFNHLHQNGKQVVLTSDKAPVDMQDFEQRLLSRFKWGLSAELQSPDYETRISILKNKLYRDGVEMPDDIIDYVAKHIKTNIRELEGAIISLIAQSTLNKREVTIELAQQVVEKFVKNTKREVSIDYIQKVVSDYFEMDVATLQSKTRKRHIVQARQLAMFFAKKFTKASLASIGSQIGKRDHATVLHACKTVDNLAETDKQFRKYIEDLTKKFS encoded by the coding sequence ATGAATGTTACTGCCGATTCCGTATGGAAAAATTGTTTGGTGTTTATCAAAGATAATATCCAACCGCAGGCATTCAAAACTTGGTTTGAGCCTATCAAACCTATCAAACTCTCTGACAATGCCTTGAGCATACAAGTTCCCAGTAAATTTTTCTATGAGTGGCTAGAAGAGCATTATGTCAAGCTTCTTAAAGTGGCTTTGACAAAGCAGCTTGGAGAAACTGCAAAATTGGTGTACATCATTAGAATGGAAAACACCTATGGCAACAAGGAACCTTTTACGGAGAAAATACCAAGTTCCAATAGGGGCAATATGAGTCCGCAGGAAATGGACGTTCCCATAAAGTCAAAAAATCCAGAATTACGGAATCCTTTTGTTATCCCTGGAATCAGAAACATAAAGATTGAATCCCAATTAAACCCAAATTATAATTTTGATAATTTTTTAGAAGGGGATTCCAACAGGCTTGCACGTTCCGCGGGCATGGCCGTAGCCAATAAACCAGGAGGTACATCCTTTAACCCCCTTTTAGTTTTTGGTGGCGTTGGTTTGGGAAAGACACACTTGGCGCATGCTATTGGGGTGGAAATAAAGGACAAATATCCAGAGCGTACCGTACTTTATATTTCCGCTGAAAAATTTACTCAGCAATATATTGAGTCCGTAAAGAAGAATACCAGAAATGATTTCATCCATTTCTACCAATTGATAGATGTACTGATTATTGACGATGTGCAGTTCCTTTCCGGTAAGTCTGGAACACAGGATGTTTTCTTCCACATTTTCAATCATCTGCATCAAAACGGAAAACAGGTTGTGTTAACCTCGGACAAGGCTCCGGTGGACATGCAGGATTTTGAACAACGACTACTATCCCGCTTCAAATGGGGACTTTCTGCTGAACTCCAGAGTCCAGATTACGAAACCCGTATTTCCATACTAAAAAACAAATTGTATAGGGATGGTGTGGAAATGCCCGATGATATTATCGATTACGTGGCCAAACACATCAAGACCAATATACGGGAATTGGAAGGTGCCATTATTTCCTTAATTGCGCAATCTACTTTAAACAAACGCGAGGTTACCATTGAATTGGCCCAGCAAGTGGTAGAAAAATTCGTGAAGAACACCAAAAGGGAAGTATCCATAGATTACATTCAGAAGGTGGTATCAGACTACTTTGAAATGGATGTTGCCACCCTACAATCAAAAACAAGGAAAAGGCATATCGTACAAGCCCGACAGTTGGCCATGTTCTTTGCAAAAAAATTCACCAAGGCCTCTTTGGCGAGCATAGGATCCCAGATTGGTAAGAGAGATCACGCTACAGTACTGCATGCTTGCAAAACCGTAGACAACTTGGCTGAAACGGACAAACAGTTCCGAAAATATATAGAAGACCTGACCAAAAAATTCTCCTAA
- a CDS encoding acyl-CoA thioesterase, translating to MEFNEISFRVRYAETDQMGIVYYGNYAQYLEMGRVEWLRSLGVSYKWMEENGVMLPVISLKVDYKNSARYDDLITVRTQLKKLPSVRIEFDYSIFNEDGEILIEANTVLVFMDSHRKKPIKCPEYILEKLT from the coding sequence ATGGAATTTAACGAAATTTCTTTTCGCGTAAGATATGCCGAAACAGACCAAATGGGAATTGTGTATTATGGCAATTATGCCCAATACTTGGAGATGGGTAGGGTAGAGTGGCTAAGATCCCTTGGGGTTTCCTATAAATGGATGGAAGAAAACGGTGTTATGCTTCCAGTAATCTCACTAAAGGTGGATTATAAAAATTCTGCCAGGTATGATGACCTTATCACCGTGAGGACCCAACTAAAAAAATTGCCCTCAGTTCGTATAGAATTTGACTATTCCATTTTTAATGAAGATGGTGAAATTTTAATCGAGGCCAATACCGTTTTGGTGTTCATGGACTCCCATAGGAAAAAGCCTATAAAATGTCCAGAATATATTTTGGAAAAATTAACCTGA
- a CDS encoding IMPACT family protein, whose product MEKESATYRTITQPSEEILYKERKSKFYGYAFPVQSEEEVKSIIEELKKKHPTANHVCYAWQLGVTDISYRANDDGEPNNSAGMPIYGQIQSFEVTNILIAVARIFGGTKLGVGGLISAYREAAKIALENSRIEERVLKGQLQITFDYEEMDTVMRFIKKHQLEIDSQELHLNCKIIISVPKNHFRDILSKLKAHHKLEIKVLS is encoded by the coding sequence ATGGAAAAGGAAAGCGCTACATATAGAACCATTACACAACCCTCCGAGGAAATACTTTATAAGGAGCGGAAAAGCAAGTTTTATGGATATGCCTTTCCAGTACAAAGTGAGGAAGAAGTAAAATCCATCATTGAAGAACTTAAAAAAAAGCATCCTACCGCAAACCATGTTTGCTATGCTTGGCAATTGGGCGTAACGGATATCTCCTATAGAGCAAATGACGATGGGGAACCTAACAACTCTGCAGGAATGCCCATATATGGTCAAATTCAATCTTTTGAGGTAACTAACATACTGATAGCCGTAGCCAGGATATTTGGTGGCACAAAACTAGGCGTCGGCGGGTTGATTTCTGCCTACAGGGAAGCAGCCAAAATAGCTTTGGAAAATTCGAGAATTGAAGAAAGGGTATTAAAGGGACAACTTCAAATAACATTTGATTATGAAGAAATGGATACGGTGATGCGATTTATAAAAAAGCATCAATTGGAAATTGATTCACAGGAGTTACATCTCAATTGTAAAATCATTATTTCGGTGCCAAAAAATCATTTTAGAGATATATTGTCCAAGTTGAAAGCACATCACAAATTAGAAATAAAAGTCCTTTCTTAA
- a CDS encoding EamA family transporter, translating into MEYLALSVLASSLIFVIFKLYDRFKIQTLNAIIINYVIACLVGLYSFQGNLVASEITAKPWFWGTVFMGILFIVVFNLMAATSQKIGVSAASVATKMSLAIPVIFGIWMYGERLGLFEIIGILLALAAVYLASMKKKNVLSHTYLLFLPIAVFLGSGIIDTCIKYAQAFYVPEQEFSLFSALVFGSAASVGILFLTVKSIKKPLRISLRDIIGGCCLGVPNYFSIYFLMKSLDNSILNSASIFTINNVAIVMLSTLVGIVLFKERISAKNWIGIGLAVLSIVLVALGGYNLNTLIN; encoded by the coding sequence ATGGAATATTTGGCACTTAGTGTATTAGCATCCAGTCTGATATTTGTGATTTTCAAACTCTATGACAGGTTTAAAATCCAGACCCTTAACGCTATAATCATCAATTATGTAATTGCTTGCCTTGTAGGTCTTTACTCCTTCCAAGGAAACCTCGTAGCGTCTGAGATAACAGCCAAACCTTGGTTTTGGGGCACTGTTTTCATGGGCATACTGTTTATAGTCGTCTTTAATTTAATGGCGGCTACATCCCAAAAAATAGGGGTGTCCGCAGCATCCGTGGCAACGAAAATGTCCTTGGCAATACCGGTCATTTTCGGGATTTGGATGTACGGGGAACGTTTGGGGCTTTTTGAAATTATCGGCATTCTACTTGCGCTGGCGGCCGTTTATTTAGCGTCCATGAAAAAAAAGAATGTGCTATCCCACACCTATTTATTATTTCTTCCTATTGCCGTTTTTTTGGGTTCCGGTATTATAGATACATGCATTAAATATGCACAGGCATTTTATGTGCCGGAGCAAGAATTTTCCTTATTCTCCGCCTTGGTTTTTGGTTCAGCTGCCAGCGTTGGTATTCTTTTCCTTACCGTCAAATCGATTAAAAAACCTTTGCGAATCAGCCTAAGGGACATCATTGGAGGATGCTGTTTAGGAGTTCCAAATTATTTTTCTATATACTTTTTAATGAAGTCTTTAGACAACTCTATTTTAAATAGTGCTTCAATATTTACAATTAACAATGTTGCCATCGTTATGCTTTCTACGTTAGTAGGTATCGTTTTGTTCAAAGAACGCATAAGTGCCAAAAATTGGATCGGGATAGGGCTGGCCGTACTAAGTATTGTTTTGGTCGCTCTTGGGGGCTATAACCTAAACACATTGATCAACTAA
- a CDS encoding HAD family hydrolase, whose product MIKNIIFDFGDIFLNLDKPAVFRNMEAFGFEEMTMEMDTFAKQYETGLITSNEFIKTLNALYPKATETDLIVAWNSILLDFPEYRLEFLEQLKEKGTYRMFLLSNTNDLHIQHVAQTMGKTRFERFKTCFEGFYLSHEIKMRKPNTEIYEHVLALNTLIPEETLFIDDTKENTDSANKMGIQCWNLQVGEQDIIELTQRL is encoded by the coding sequence ATGATCAAGAACATCATCTTTGATTTTGGCGACATCTTTTTGAACTTGGACAAGCCAGCGGTCTTTAGAAATATGGAGGCATTTGGATTTGAGGAAATGACCATGGAGATGGACACCTTTGCAAAACAATACGAAACCGGCCTTATTACCTCCAACGAATTTATTAAAACGCTAAATGCACTCTACCCCAAAGCGACGGAAACGGATTTGATTGTTGCATGGAATTCCATTCTCTTAGATTTTCCAGAATACCGATTGGAATTTTTAGAGCAGCTAAAAGAGAAAGGCACATACAGAATGTTTTTGTTGAGCAATACCAATGACCTACACATTCAGCATGTAGCACAGACCATGGGTAAAACACGTTTTGAACGGTTTAAAACATGTTTTGAAGGTTTTTACTTGTCCCACGAGATAAAAATGAGAAAACCCAATACTGAAATCTATGAGCACGTCCTTGCTCTAAACACCCTGATACCCGAAGAAACCTTATTTATTGACGATACCAAGGAAAATACAGATAGTGCCAATAAAATGGGTATACAGTGCTGGAATTTACAGGTAGGCGAACAGGACATCATTGAACTTACCCAGAGGTTATAA
- the ribD gene encoding bifunctional diaminohydroxyphosphoribosylaminopyrimidine deaminase/5-amino-6-(5-phosphoribosylamino)uracil reductase RibD, producing MTGFTNRSNSELSMDELYMRRCIEIAKNGLGQTAPNPMVGAVIVYDDRIIGEGCTSAYGGPHAEVNAIDSVKDKSPLYKSTLYVTLEPCSHYGKTPPCADLIIKHKIPKVVIGLKDPHEKVSGRGIQLLEEAGCEVTIGVLEKECREHHKRFLTFHEKKRPYIILKWAQTLDGFIAPTKEIRKENPAPFWITNEYSRQLVHKWRSEEQGILTGTNTVLEDNPKLDVRWWTGRHPIRIIIDRNQKIPMGFHVFEGISPTILFTSIKNSINKYKNIDLVNINENYNMALDMSKKLYELNIQSVFVEGGAKTIQSFINENLWDEARIFTGDIFFGDGLPAPLLEGRIIKEKQIQNDLLKILRNDQEHHL from the coding sequence ATGACTGGATTTACAAATCGCTCCAATTCGGAACTATCGATGGATGAACTTTATATGCGCCGATGCATAGAAATTGCAAAGAATGGTTTGGGTCAAACAGCACCAAACCCCATGGTAGGGGCCGTAATTGTCTATGATGACCGTATCATCGGGGAAGGATGCACAAGTGCGTATGGCGGCCCTCACGCCGAGGTAAATGCCATTGATTCCGTTAAAGATAAAAGTCCGCTTTACAAGTCCACCTTATACGTTACCCTAGAACCTTGCTCCCACTATGGCAAAACTCCCCCATGCGCAGATCTTATCATCAAACATAAGATACCCAAGGTCGTTATTGGATTGAAGGACCCGCATGAGAAGGTTTCCGGAAGAGGAATCCAATTGCTTGAGGAGGCGGGTTGTGAGGTGACTATAGGTGTATTGGAGAAGGAATGCCGAGAGCACCATAAACGCTTTCTAACCTTTCACGAAAAAAAACGCCCCTATATAATCTTAAAATGGGCCCAAACCTTAGATGGTTTCATAGCACCTACAAAGGAAATACGTAAGGAAAATCCAGCCCCTTTTTGGATTACGAACGAATATTCCAGGCAACTGGTGCACAAATGGCGTAGTGAAGAGCAAGGTATTTTGACGGGTACGAATACAGTGCTGGAGGACAACCCGAAACTAGATGTGAGATGGTGGACAGGAAGACACCCTATTCGGATTATTATCGACAGAAATCAAAAAATACCGATGGGTTTTCATGTTTTTGAAGGAATTTCACCTACCATATTATTCACTTCAATAAAAAATTCAATTAATAAATATAAAAATATTGATTTAGTGAATATTAATGAAAATTATAATATGGCTTTAGACATGTCTAAAAAATTATATGAACTAAATATTCAGAGTGTTTTTGTTGAGGGCGGCGCCAAAACGATACAAAGCTTTATCAACGAAAATCTTTGGGACGAAGCGAGGATTTTTACAGGAGATATTTTCTTTGGAGACGGTTTACCAGCACCTCTCCTAGAGGGCAGAATTATTAAGGAAAAGCAAATACAAAACGACCTTTTAAAAATATTGAGAAATGATCAAGAACATCATCTTTGA
- a CDS encoding GNAT family N-acetyltransferase, whose product MKEVRIREINPGDNEEVARVVREVLVEMGVPKVGTAYADKALDYMYEKYDVPKATYFVIDDGGNIIGCAGVAQLENYEGNVCELQKMYFLKEARGRGLGAKMMEVCLDRAREFGYEKCYLETMPYMKDAQKLYKKSGFEYIDAPMGNTGHYSCPVWMLKTL is encoded by the coding sequence ATGAAGGAGGTTCGCATTAGAGAAATAAATCCAGGTGACAATGAGGAGGTTGCTCGGGTGGTTAGGGAGGTTTTGGTGGAAATGGGTGTGCCTAAGGTGGGTACCGCCTATGCGGACAAGGCTTTGGATTATATGTATGAGAAATATGATGTGCCCAAGGCTACTTATTTTGTAATCGATGATGGGGGAAATATCATTGGTTGCGCCGGGGTGGCGCAATTGGAGAACTATGAGGGTAACGTGTGCGAATTGCAAAAAATGTACTTTTTAAAAGAGGCCAGGGGGAGAGGTCTGGGCGCCAAAATGATGGAGGTCTGTTTGGACCGCGCTCGTGAGTTTGGTTATGAAAAATGTTATCTGGAAACGATGCCCTACATGAAGGATGCCCAGAAATTGTACAAAAAATCAGGATTTGAATATATTGATGCACCAATGGGTAATACGGGTCATTATTCTTGTCCTGTCTGGATGTTGAAGACTTTATAG
- the prmC gene encoding peptide chain release factor N(5)-glutamine methyltransferase — translation MLLKEIKKIFHQELNEIYGEDEVSSFFYLLIEHYLGLERFVLAIQPNLMVDKQEETKLFKALSELKINRPIQYITGRAYFMDMEFKVGPGVLIPRPETEELARWVVSDVTEISESLDILDMGTGSGCIAIGLAKVLKNANVHALDISEEALGLAKENARNNDADVHFFQSDMTNFSIKQKFDIVASNPPYVRYLEKNKMNNNVLDYEPETALFVSDDDPLFFYRSIAEFTTKNLKPNGMLYLEINQYLGVETCCLLKKYDFEKIELRKDMFGNDRMIKAIKN, via the coding sequence ATGCTGTTAAAGGAGATTAAAAAGATTTTTCATCAGGAATTGAATGAAATTTACGGGGAAGACGAAGTTTCCAGTTTTTTCTATTTACTGATTGAACATTACTTGGGCTTGGAGCGTTTCGTTCTGGCAATTCAGCCTAATCTTATGGTTGACAAGCAAGAGGAAACAAAATTATTTAAAGCATTGTCTGAGTTAAAAATAAATCGGCCGATCCAATATATTACGGGTAGGGCATATTTTATGGATATGGAATTTAAGGTAGGTCCCGGTGTCTTGATTCCACGTCCGGAAACCGAGGAATTGGCGCGATGGGTAGTTTCGGATGTGACTGAAATTTCTGAAAGCTTGGATATTTTGGATATGGGAACAGGAAGTGGATGTATTGCCATCGGCCTTGCAAAAGTGTTGAAAAATGCAAACGTTCACGCTCTTGATATTTCTGAGGAAGCGTTGGGGTTAGCTAAGGAGAATGCACGAAATAATGATGCCGATGTTCATTTTTTTCAATCTGACATGACCAATTTTAGTATTAAACAAAAATTTGATATAGTAGCTTCTAATCCTCCTTATGTTAGATATTTAGAAAAAAATAAAATGAACAATAATGTATTGGATTATGAGCCTGAAACGGCTTTGTTCGTTTCGGACGATGACCCATTATTTTTTTATAGGAGTATAGCGGAATTCACCACAAAAAACCTAAAACCAAACGGTATGTTGTATCTTGAAATCAATCAGTATTTGGGAGTCGAAACTTGTTGCTTATTGAAAAAATATGATTTTGAAAAGATTGAATTGCGAAAGGATATGTTTGGGAACGACAGAATGATTAAAGCTATCAAGAATTAA
- the ligA gene encoding NAD-dependent DNA ligase LigA gives MSIEDKIKALRDELREHNYNYYVLDNPSISDYEFDMKLKELQDLEIKHPEYFDESSPTIRVGGMVTKQFETIVHEHRMYSLDNSYSKEDLEEWEKRIQRNLGDAPVEYTCELKYDGASISITYENGKLVRAVTRGDGFQGDDVTTNIKTIKSVPLQLKGDYPDKFDIRGEIVLPFEGFAKMNEERITNGEEPYMNPRNTASGSLKLQDSALVAQRPLECLLYSIVGRNIGISTQFEMLEKAREWGFKVPTVAKLCKSTQEVMDFVEHWDVNRHSMPYETDGVVVKVNSLQHQEELGYTAKSPRWAMAYKFKAEQVFTVLNEITYQVGRTGAITPVANLQPVLLAGTTVKRASLHNADQIEKLDIREGDTVFVEKGGEIIPKIIGVDFSKRPMDSKPTEYITECPECHTPLVRTPGDAKHYCPNEYGCPPQITGRIQHYISRKAMDIEGLGGETVELLFKEGLIDDYADLYELTKDQLLPLERMAEKSAENLIQGVADSVKVPFERVLFALGIRYVGETVAKKLAKAYKTIDALMVATKEDLVSVDEIGDRIAESVVDFFQNPKNLDAIGRLRQKGVQLELSAEKLENQTDVLNGATFVVSGVFETVSRDELKKLIEDNGGKVGSSISSKTGYLVAGDKMGPSKRTKAESLGIPIITEQEFLAMI, from the coding sequence ATGAGCATCGAAGATAAAATCAAGGCCTTAAGGGACGAGTTGAGGGAGCACAATTACAACTATTACGTTCTGGACAATCCCTCGATATCCGACTATGAGTTTGATATGAAGTTGAAGGAGCTACAGGACTTGGAGATCAAGCATCCCGAGTATTTTGATGAAAGTTCGCCCACCATTCGGGTGGGGGGCATGGTGACCAAACAATTCGAAACCATTGTGCATGAGCATAGGATGTACTCCTTGGACAATTCATATTCTAAGGAAGATCTGGAAGAATGGGAAAAAAGAATACAGCGAAATTTAGGTGATGCCCCGGTTGAATACACATGCGAACTTAAGTATGATGGAGCCTCCATTAGCATTACCTACGAAAACGGAAAATTAGTGAGAGCGGTGACCCGTGGGGACGGTTTTCAAGGCGATGATGTTACTACCAACATAAAAACCATAAAGTCGGTTCCCTTACAATTAAAAGGGGATTATCCTGATAAATTTGATATTCGTGGGGAAATAGTATTGCCATTTGAAGGTTTTGCGAAAATGAACGAAGAACGGATTACCAACGGGGAGGAGCCCTATATGAATCCCAGGAATACGGCGTCCGGCAGTCTAAAGTTGCAGGATAGTGCCCTAGTGGCCCAACGTCCTTTGGAATGTCTTCTGTATAGTATTGTTGGAAGGAATATAGGTATATCGACCCAGTTTGAAATGTTGGAGAAGGCTCGTGAATGGGGTTTTAAGGTTCCAACCGTGGCCAAATTATGCAAGAGTACCCAGGAAGTAATGGACTTTGTGGAGCACTGGGATGTAAATAGGCATAGTATGCCGTATGAAACGGACGGGGTGGTGGTAAAGGTCAATAGCCTTCAGCACCAAGAAGAGTTAGGCTACACGGCGAAATCCCCCAGATGGGCGATGGCGTATAAATTTAAGGCGGAACAGGTATTTACGGTACTTAATGAAATTACCTATCAGGTGGGGCGCACGGGCGCCATAACCCCTGTAGCTAATCTGCAGCCTGTTCTGTTGGCGGGAACTACAGTTAAACGTGCATCCTTGCATAATGCTGATCAGATTGAAAAACTGGATATTCGGGAAGGAGATACCGTATTTGTTGAAAAGGGGGGTGAAATTATTCCCAAGATTATTGGGGTGGATTTTTCTAAACGACCCATGGATTCCAAACCGACGGAATATATCACGGAGTGCCCGGAATGTCACACCCCATTGGTACGAACACCGGGAGATGCCAAACACTATTGTCCTAATGAATATGGATGTCCACCACAAATCACGGGGCGAATACAACACTATATTTCAAGGAAAGCCATGGATATAGAAGGTTTGGGTGGCGAAACGGTTGAATTGCTTTTTAAGGAAGGTTTAATTGACGATTATGCGGATTTGTATGAATTGACCAAGGACCAATTACTTCCTTTGGAACGAATGGCGGAGAAGTCCGCAGAAAACCTGATTCAAGGTGTTGCGGATTCGGTTAAGGTTCCTTTTGAAAGAGTCCTGTTTGCCTTGGGTATACGATATGTAGGGGAGACTGTGGCCAAAAAACTGGCAAAAGCCTACAAAACTATTGATGCCCTTATGGTCGCTACTAAGGAGGATTTGGTATCTGTGGATGAAATTGGTGATCGTATTGCAGAAAGTGTGGTCGACTTTTTTCAAAATCCCAAAAATTTGGACGCCATCGGGCGATTGAGGCAAAAAGGGGTGCAACTGGAGTTGTCCGCCGAAAAACTTGAAAACCAAACCGATGTGTTAAACGGTGCCACTTTTGTAGTTTCGGGGGTATTTGAAACGGTGAGTAGGGACGAGCTTAAAAAGCTGATTGAGGACAATGGTGGAAAAGTAGGTTCCTCTATATCCTCCAAAACGGGTTATTTGGTTGCCGGGGACAAAATGGGACCTAGCAAAAGGACCAAAGCGGAGTCGTTGGGTATCCCTATTATCACAGAGCAAGAATTTTTAGCAATGATTTAA